The Fimbriimonadaceae bacterium nucleotide sequence TGCGGCCCGCGAGCGAAGCCCGCGGCGCGAACGCCGTCTCGATCTCCTGCTTCGTCCTCATGGAGCCGCTCCTGCCTCCCAAACAATGTCCAGGATTTGCTCGGTGGCATCGGGGACGTCCCACTCCGCCAGCGCCCGTTCGGCCGCCAGCACGCGCTCCCGGTCGTGGATCCAGGAGTAAAGCCGGATCTCTAAGCTCGACGCGGAGAGGTTGTCCTGGGTGAGCACGTCCGCCGCTCCCATGGCCGCGAACTCCTCTGCGTTCTTCCGCTGGTGGTCGCCAAAGGCCCTCGGATAGGGCACGAGGATCGCCGGCTTGCGGAAGGCGGCCAGTTCGCTCAGCGTGCCCGCCCCGGCGCGGCACACCGCCACCGCACTGGAAAAGTAGGCGCAAGCCATCTCGTCCGCGTCCAGGTACGCCTTCACCGAATAAGGCGCCTTGACCGGCATTTTGCGGAGGGTTTCCATCGTGGACTCGAAGTGGGAAAGGCCGGTGAGGTGCAGCCACTGCAGCTCGTCCTTCGCGATCCGCACCGCTGCCGCGAGGGACACATCGTTGAGGGCGAGGCTCCCCTGCGAACCGCCCATGACGAGCACGATCGGCGCGGCTGATTCCAGCGAGTGCGTCGTCGGAAGTCGGCCCTGGGCGGAATCCCGCAGCTCGCGGCGGATCGGCATTCCGGTCCGCACCGTCCGGCCCTGTGGGAAAAACTTCGCGGCCCCGTCAAAGACGAGGCAGACCCGGTGGGCCGAAGGCGCGGCGAGCCGCAAGGTGCGGCCGGGAACGCTGTTCTGCTCGTGCAGCACCAGCGGGACGCCCAGCCGCTTGGCCGCGCTGAGCACCGGCGCGGACGAATATCCGCCCGTGGCGAAGACGCAGTCCGGCCTCTCTCGCTCGAGCGCACGCGCGCACTTCCCGCTCGCGCGCAGGAGCCGCACGATCGAACGCCAGCCTCGAAGCCGCGTCAGCGAGTAGACCGGTTCGCTCGCGAACCCCTCGAACGGCAGGCCGACCTTGGCGCACTGGGCGCCTTCGATCCCACGGTGCGAACCGAAGTAGCGGACGCTCGCGCCCCGGTCCTGTGCCGCTCGCGCGACTTCAAGCGCCGGAAACACGTGGCCGCCGGTGCCACCGCCGGTCATGACCAGCTTCAAGCTCGGCCCCTTGAGCCTTCGCCATGAACTGGGACTGGCAGAGCCCGAGCGCGGCCCACAAGGCGATGAGGCTGGAGCCGCCCGCGCTCACGAACGGAAGCGGAACCCCAATCGGGGGCAAGAAGCCATTGGCCATCATGACATTTGTGCAAGTTTGAACCCCAATCCATGTAGCAACCCCCGCGACCACGAGCTTTCCAAACTGAGTCTGGACGCGCATCGCCGCTCGAAAGAGCATGGCCGTAAGGCCACCCAAGACAGCGAGGACGGCCAGCGACCCGACCAGCCCCGTCTCCTCGGAGATCGTGGTCATCACGAAGTCGGTGGTCGGCGCGGGCAGCGTGTGCTTGGCGCGTCCCTCGCCAAGACCGACCCCTGTCAGGCCCCCGCGGAGCATCGCCTTTTCGGACTGCGTGGTCTGGTAACCGATCGAATCGATGTTGCCCTTCTCCCACCGCGAACCATGGTTCACGATGCGGTCCATACGGTACGGCTCGGTCATGACCATGTAGCCCACGACCACCGTGGAAACCGCCCCCAGGGCCAGGAGGGAGGACGCCCTGACCCCTGCCAGGATCATCATGCCAAGCGTCACGGCGGCGATGACCATGGCGGTCGCCAAGTCCGGCTCGGCCTCGATCAGGAGCACATAGGCCCCTATGGCAAGAAGGGGCCAGGCCCGCAAAAGGCGCGGCATCCAGACCCGATCCAGAGCCTCGTACCAGGCCAACCGCTTTCTCGGGGGCCGTGGGCTGGGCTTGCGGTCCGCAAAGACCGCGGCCAGGAACAAGATGGCGGCGAACTTGGCGACCTCCGAGGGTTGGAGGTTGAAGAACCCCAGTTCGATCCAGCGCTGGGCGCCGTTGATCTCCTTGCCGATGACCTTCACCGCGATAAGGCAGCCCAACCCAAGCAGGTAGACAAGCGGGGCTAACCGCCGCCAGTCCTTTGCGCGGATCGCCGCGCACGCGGCTCCCGCGATCACGGCGGCGACGATCGCCACACCCTGGCTCACGAACTCACGGGGAACGACGCCGCCGTCCGCGGCCGCACGCACATAGCCAGCGTCCCAAATGGCCAGCATCCCGATGACGGTCGCGATGGACGCCAGGGCCCAAATCCAGGCCGATTCCCGCCGGAGGTCGGTCACGATCCCAGCCACCTCACGGCCATCTCGCGGAACGCTTCGCCGCGCTCCTTGAAATTCGCATAGGGCTCCGAGCTCGCGCAACCCGGGGCAAGCATCACGGCCTCGCCCGGCACCGCCGCCGCCACGGCTGCCTCAAACGCGTCTTCAAGGCGGGCGAAAACTTGCCATCGACCCCCCAGGTTCGCGTTTGTTTGCTCAGCTTCTGGGCCGAAAACGTAGACTTTGTGAGGGCTACCTGCGAGATAGTCGCGAACCGGCGCATAGTCCAACTTCTTCGCGTCCCCTCCCATCAGCAGGTGCTGGCGACGCCCAAGCGATTGGCTGCTCGCGACCACGGCCGCAGGGTTGGTGCACATCGAGTTGTTCACCACCAGCACGCCTCCACGCTCCCCGACCCTCTCCAGCCGGTGCGAGAGTCCGCGGAACGACCTGAGGGCATCGACCGAAGCCTCGTTCGGATTCCCCACGCGCGACGCCAGCTCCCAGGCGCAGAGAACGTTCGCGACGCTATGGTGCCCAAGCAACGGCAATTCTCCCCTGCTGAGGACGTGGTCCCCGAGGAGAAGCGTCTCACCCTCGACCCTGGTGACACCTGAAGCCACTTGAGTTCCAGACGGACTGTACGTGACGATCGAAGCGGTCCCACCCGAGGCCGCCACCCTTTCGCGCACTCGCTGCGCGTGCGCGTCGGCGCTGTCAATGTTCAGGACGGCCGCGTCACCTTCCCCCAGCCTATCGAGGATTCGAAGCTTTGTGTCCAAGTAGTCCTCAAAAGTGTTGTACCGATTCATGTGGTCAGGGGTCACGTTTGTGACCGTCGCCGCCCGGGGATGGAACTCTTCGACCCATTCGAGCTGATAGCTGCTGACCTCGGCGACGAGCACGTCGTCCGCGCCTGCGGCAGCGGCCGCTTCGGTGAACGTGGTCTCCTGGAAGCCGCTGCCCGCGATGTTGCCGCAAAGCCAGGCCCTCGTCCCCGAAGCCTCGAGCAGCGTCCAGGTCAGCACCGTGGTCGCGCTCTTGCCGTTGGTGCCGGTGATCGCGACGACGGGCGCCTTCGCGATGCGAAAGCCGAACTCGACCTCGCTCCACACCGGGCGGCCATGGGCCAACATGTCGCGGATCGCGGGGTGCTCCCGAGGAAAGCCGGGGCTCACCACCAAGGCGTCGAACTCGCTCCCGTCGAGCCGGCCGTGCCAGCCCGTCACCGCCTCGACCCCTTCCGCCACGAGCTGGTCGACCGCCTCGATAACGTTCGGGCTATCCGCCGGTTTCTGGTCGAAAACGACCGGGCTCGACCCCAATCGGGCCGCCACGCGCCCTACGGCAAGGCCGCTCACGCCCATTCCGGCAACCGCGATCCGCTTCGGAACCCTCACTTCAGCAAGGCCCCCTGCCCGAGCGAGAACACGCACACGACGGCCCAGGCAAACGCGAAGAACGTGCAGACCGCTTGCGCGACGTGGAACAAGGCGACGACCCGCGTTTCGGGCCAGCCCGCCGACTGGAACTCGTGGTGGACGGGCGTCTTGAAGCGGAAGAGGCGTTTTCCCGTCAGCTTCACCCAGCCGATCTGCATCGGAACCGGGACGATCTCGACCAAAAGCACGGCCGAGGCGATCGCGACCGCGATGCACACCGACACGGCCAGCCCTGCCGGGGCCGATTGGACGAGGCCGAATCCAGCCCAACCGAAGAGGGCACCGATCGGGAGCGCGCCGACATCGCCCATGAACACGCGCGCCGGCGGCGCGTTCAAGAACCAGAACGGGATAAAGCCGCCGATCAGGGCGATCATCACAAGACTTCCGGGACCGAACCTGCCCAAGAACGCGAACTCGAGGGTGATCAGGGCGGCCGCAAGCAAGAGGCCGATCCCGGTTGCCAGCGTGTCCATCCCGTCCGCGAAGTTGAAGGCGTTCGAATAGAAAAGGACGGTGAGCACGAACGCCAACGAGGGGAGCGCCGCCAGCCCTTCCGCGAAGGCCGCCCCGAACGCGAACGCAAACTGGGCAACAAGCTTGGGCATCCAGCTCAACCCGCGCGACTCGGGCCGGAACCGCTGGACAAGGTAGTCGTCTGCGAAGCCGATCAGAGCGAACCCGGCGAGCAAGATCCAAGGGGCAGGGCCTAACCGGAGCACCGCCATCCCCGCCGCGACCCCGATCAGCACGATGAACCCGCCCATGGTCGGCGTCCCCTGTTTGGCAGCGTGCTCGGGCAAGTGCCTGCTCACGTTCTGGCGACTTTTCATCGCGATGAGGGCCCGAAAGACGACCGGGCTGGCCGCGAGCGCGACGAGCAGTGCGGCGAGGCCGCTTCGGACCAGGGGCATCAGGTCGGCCCTCATGGGTGCGCAGCCCGCTCTGTTAGGATTTGCTCCAAGCCGAGGGCGCGGCTCCCCTTCACAAGGAGCGCGTCCCCTTTGTTCAAGTTTCCGACCACTTCCCTTCCCTTA carries:
- the murG gene encoding undecaprenyldiphospho-muramoylpentapeptide beta-N-acetylglucosaminyltransferase, with the protein product MKLVMTGGGTGGHVFPALEVARAAQDRGASVRYFGSHRGIEGAQCAKVGLPFEGFASEPVYSLTRLRGWRSIVRLLRASGKCARALERERPDCVFATGGYSSAPVLSAAKRLGVPLVLHEQNSVPGRTLRLAAPSAHRVCLVFDGAAKFFPQGRTVRTGMPIRRELRDSAQGRLPTTHSLESAAPIVLVMGGSQGSLALNDVSLAAAVRIAKDELQWLHLTGLSHFESTMETLRKMPVKAPYSVKAYLDADEMACAYFSSAVAVCRAGAGTLSELAAFRKPAILVPYPRAFGDHQRKNAEEFAAMGAADVLTQDNLSASSLEIRLYSWIHDRERVLAAERALAEWDVPDATEQILDIVWEAGAAP
- a CDS encoding FtsW/RodA/SpoVE family cell cycle protein; the protein is MTDLRRESAWIWALASIATVIGMLAIWDAGYVRAAADGGVVPREFVSQGVAIVAAVIAGAACAAIRAKDWRRLAPLVYLLGLGCLIAVKVIGKEINGAQRWIELGFFNLQPSEVAKFAAILFLAAVFADRKPSPRPPRKRLAWYEALDRVWMPRLLRAWPLLAIGAYVLLIEAEPDLATAMVIAAVTLGMMILAGVRASSLLALGAVSTVVVGYMVMTEPYRMDRIVNHGSRWEKGNIDSIGYQTTQSEKAMLRGGLTGVGLGEGRAKHTLPAPTTDFVMTTISEETGLVGSLAVLAVLGGLTAMLFRAAMRVQTQFGKLVVAGVATWIGVQTCTNVMMANGFLPPIGVPLPFVSAGGSSLIALWAALGLCQSQFMAKAQGAELEAGHDRRWHRRPRVSGA
- the murD gene encoding UDP-N-acetylmuramoyl-L-alanine--D-glutamate ligase; the encoded protein is MRVPKRIAVAGMGVSGLAVGRVAARLGSSPVVFDQKPADSPNVIEAVDQLVAEGVEAVTGWHGRLDGSEFDALVVSPGFPREHPAIRDMLAHGRPVWSEVEFGFRIAKAPVVAITGTNGKSATTVLTWTLLEASGTRAWLCGNIAGSGFQETTFTEAAAAAGADDVLVAEVSSYQLEWVEEFHPRAATVTNVTPDHMNRYNTFEDYLDTKLRILDRLGEGDAAVLNIDSADAHAQRVRERVAASGGTASIVTYSPSGTQVASGVTRVEGETLLLGDHVLSRGELPLLGHHSVANVLCAWELASRVGNPNEASVDALRSFRGLSHRLERVGERGGVLVVNNSMCTNPAAVVASSQSLGRRQHLLMGGDAKKLDYAPVRDYLAGSPHKVYVFGPEAEQTNANLGGRWQVFARLEDAFEAAVAAAVPGEAVMLAPGCASSEPYANFKERGEAFREMAVRWLGS